In Ogataea parapolymorpha DL-1 chromosome I, whole genome shotgun sequence, the following are encoded in one genomic region:
- a CDS encoding putative membrane protein — protein MSHRSVTYSPPPGPPNTANTHATVARGLVVTQERDKEQEERLARALEIISASMLPPQHTIDQIRKRIYSYLLGDNQVETVHINEVKDIPRWKRLIIYLMGPPLDGLRSFSQYVILQIHILYNVTLMMVSIVSTPPLIFYVVGFVLFWTKVVYEMYRDVVHRDDQFHTSFLSRELALMATISASYGVVMKFKTEAGIITEAWWSTLT, from the coding sequence ATGAGCCATCGTTCCGTGACATACAGCCCTCCACCAGGGCCACCAAACACAGCTAACACACATGCTACAGTTGCAAGGGGTCTAGTCGTGACTCAAGAAAGAGAtaaggagcaggaggaaaGACTTGCCAGAGCCCTGGAAATTATATCCGCTTCAATGCTGCCCCCTCAACACACCATCGACCAAATCCGGAAACGGATATACTCATACCTCCTAGGAGATAATCAGGTAGAAACTGTTCATATAAATGAAGTCAAGGACATACCTCGCTGGAAACGACTCATCATCTATCTGATGGGACCCCCATTGGACGGGCTGAGATCTTTTTCTCAGTACGTCATCCTGCAAATACACATATTATACAATGTGACGCTGATGATGGTGTCAATTGTGTCGACCCCACCGTTAATATTCTACGTTGTGGGGTTTGTGCTATTCTGGACGAAAGTGGTGTACGAGATGTACAGAGATGTCGTTCACAGAGACGATCAATTCCACACCTCATTTCTCAGTCGCGAGCTGGCTTTGATGGCCACTATTTCGGCGTCCTATGGCGTTGTGATGAAGTTCAAGACCGAGGCAGGTATCATCACAGAAGCATGGTGGTCAACCCTGACATAG